The following coding sequences are from one Lolium rigidum isolate FL_2022 chromosome 6, APGP_CSIRO_Lrig_0.1, whole genome shotgun sequence window:
- the LOC124666667 gene encoding cytochrome b561 and DOMON domain-containing protein At3g61750-like — protein sequence MACSPVWNNFVLRYAQDGNNVLRVVLSAMYSSGWVGMGFSRDGLMVGSSAMVGWVGKTGQAHVKQFALNGKTPSLVVADRGFLISSNGEHTVVVKQAKIYLAFQIKFPSPLKQQQVLFAFGSAIPVNDRLAEHQDKTSMNFDFTTGGSSSGSSFPEGLKRTHGALNLFAWGVLLPIGAIVARYCRGWDPLWFYLHAGIQFVGFILGLAGVVAGVSLYGKIKADVPAHRGLGIFVLVLGILQILAFFLRPNKDSKYRKYWNWYHHWVGRLVLFLAAVNIVVGINAGRAGNSWKIGYGFNLAILLITVITLEVLVWTKWKNNSNRSTTY from the exons ATGGCCTGCAGCCCCGTCTGGAACAACTTCGTGCTCCGG TACGCGCAGGACGGGAACAACGTGCTGCGGGTGGTGCTATCGGCGATGTACAGCTCCGGCTGGGTGGGCATGGGCTTCTCCAGGGACGGCCTCATGGTGGGCTCCAGCGCCATGGTCGGCTGGGTCGGCAAGACGGGGCAAGCCCACGTCAAGCAGTTCGCCCTCAACGGCAAGACGCCCTCGCTGGTCGTCGCCGACAGGGGGTTCCTCATCTCCAGCAACGGCGAGCACACCGTCGTCGTCAAGCAGGCCAAGATCTACCTCGCGTTCCAGATCAAGTTCCCCTCGCCGCTTAAGCAGCAGCAGGTGCTCTTCGCCTTCGGCTCCGCCATCCCCGTCAACGACCGCCTCGCCGAGCACCAGGACAAGACGTCCATGAACTTTGATTTCACCACTG GTGGCAGCTCTTCAGGCTCCTCTTTCCCGGAAGGCCTGAAAAGGACTCATGGGGCTCTCAACCTGTTCGCTTGGGGTGTTCTCCTGCCTATCGGGGCCATTGTCGCTCGCTACTGCAGGGGCTGGGACCCATTGTGGTTCTACCTTCATGCTGGTATCCAGTTCGTGGGCTTCATCCTCGGTCTGGCCGGTGTTGTGGCTGGAGTGTCACTATACGGCAAGATCAAGGCAGACGTTCCGGCACATAGAGGCCTTGGCATATTTGTGCTTGTGCTAGGCATCCTCCAG ATTCTAGCATTCTTCCTCCGGCCCAACAAAGACTCAAAATACCGGAAATACTGGAACTGGTATCACCACTgggtaggcaggctcgtgctcttCCTCGCAGCAGTCAACATTGTCGTGGGAATTAATGCTGGACGTGCTGGTAACTCTTGGAAGATCGGCTACGGTTTCAACCTGGCCATCCTTCTTATCACCGTTATCACCCTGGAGGTCCTGGTATGGACAAAGTGGAAAAACAACAGCAATCGCTCAACGACATATTAA